A genome region from Nycticebus coucang isolate mNycCou1 chromosome 4, mNycCou1.pri, whole genome shotgun sequence includes the following:
- the LOC128583850 gene encoding B-cell receptor-associated protein 29-like: protein MTLQWAAVATFLYAEIGLILIFCLPFLPPQRWQKIFSFSFWSKIATFWNKAFLTIIVLLIVLFLDAVREVRKYSATHILEKSSRPRPDAYEHTQMKLFRSQRNLYISRFSLFFWLVLRRLVVLITQLAKELSNKGVLKTQAENTNKAAKKCMDENKKLKWILKSYGKDEEHMWEAENKKLVEEQEKLKTELKKTSDALLKAQNDAITMKMQSERLSKEYDRLLREHSELQGRSGS from the coding sequence ATGACACTCCAATGGGCGGCAGTTGCAACTTTTCTTTATGCTGAAATTGGACTCATTTTAATCTTCTGTttaccttttcttcctcctcagaGATGGCAGAagattttttcatttagtttctgGAGCAAAATTGCAACTTTTTGGAACAAGGCTTTCCTTACCATTATAGTCCTATTGATTGTTCTATTTCTAGATGCTGTGAGAGAAGTAAGGAAGTATTCTGCCACTCATATCCTTGAAAAGAGCTCACGCCCCAGACCTGATGCCTATGAACATACACAGATGAAACTTTTTAGGTCTCAAAGAAATCTTTACATTTctagattttcattatttttttggctAGTATTGAGACGTCTGGTTGTACTTATTACTCAGCTGGCAAAAGAACTGTCAAACAAAGGAGTACTTAAAACTCAAGCAGAAAATACTAACAAGGCTGCCAAAAAATGTATGGACGAgaacaaaaaactaaaatggaTCTTGAAAAGCTATGGCAAGGATGAGGAACATATGTgggaagcagaaaacaaaaaactagtagaagaacaggaaaaactgaaaactgaaCTAAAGAAGACATCAGATGCCCTTTTGAAGGCACAAAATGATGCGATAACAATGAAGATGCAATCAGAGAGACTTTCCAAAGAATATGATCGACTCCTGAGAGAACATTCAGAGCTTCAGGGTCGTTCAGGGTCGTAA